Proteins encoded by one window of Rutidosis leptorrhynchoides isolate AG116_Rl617_1_P2 chromosome 7, CSIRO_AGI_Rlap_v1, whole genome shotgun sequence:
- the LOC139858174 gene encoding uncharacterized protein isoform X1, with translation MAELLCSINKDTLTIRPPKKASLVLRLIFSAFAMACGIYICSIFLKQMNLQTKNKLLFFEDFERPCYDTVVDRSQIPYLHYPKPKTFNRSECAGNPVRLFVIVSMQRSGSGWFETLLNSHVNVSSNGEIFGPKSRRDNVSSIVKTLDKVYNLDWFTSSSKNECSAAIGFKWMLNQGLMQYPKEIAQYFNDRGVNVIFLMRRNVLRRLVSILANVFDKDAKLLNGVHVSHVHSHEEASLLSTYKPELNVTTLKSDLRGMESTAIKALKYFNSTRHIIIYYEDLIKDPSQKLVEVEDFLKLPRMNLTSQQVKIHKGALSEHIKNWEEVNKTLSGTAYEKFLQTDY, from the exons ATGGCGGAACTTTTATGCTCCATCAACAAG GATACTCTCACAATCAGACCTCCTAAAAAGGCTTCATTGGTGTTGAGATTGATATTTTCAGCGTTTGCAATGGCGTGTGGTATTTATATATGTTCAATCTTTTTGAAGCAAATGAATCTTCAAACCAAAAATAAATTATTATTCTTTGAAGATTTCGAGAGGCCGTGTTATGATACTGTTGTTGATCGTTCACAAATCCCTTACTTGCATTACCCAAAGCCAAAAACTTTCAACAG GTCAGAATGTGCAGGAAATCCCGTACGTTTGTTTGTTATTGTGTCCATGCAAAGATCAGGAAGTGGATGGTTCGAGACTTTATTAAATAGTCATGTAAATGTTAGCTCAAATGGTGAGATTTTTGGTCCAAAAAGTAGAAGGGATAATGTTTCATCAATCGTTAAAACGCTTGATAAAGTTTACAATTTGGATTGGTTTACTAGTTCTTCCAAGAATGAGTGTTCCGCTGCAATTGGATTCAAATGGATGCTTAATCAG GGGTTGATGCAATATCCTAAAGAGATTGCGCAATACTTCAATGATAGGGGTGTTAATGTAATATTTCTTATGCGAAGAAATGTGTTACGTAGATTGGTGTCGATACTTGCAAATGTCTTCGATAAAGATGCCAAGCTTCTTAATGGAGTCCATGTCTCTCATGTACACTCGCACGAAGAG GCTTCTTTACTTTCAACGTACAAGCCCGAACTAAATGTAACTACTCTGAAATCGGATTTAAGAGGAATGGAATCTACAGCTATAAAGGCACTCAAATACTTCAATAGTACGCGGCACATCATAATCTACTATGAAGATCTCATCAAAGACCCCTCT CAGAAGCTAGTAGAAGTTGAAGACTTTCTGAAGTTGCCACGTATGAATTTGACTAGTCAACAGGTGAAAATACACAAAGGAGCGTTATCCGAACACATCAAGAACTGGGAAGAAGTCAACAAGACTCTTAGTGGAACAGCGTATGAGAAATTTCTTCAAACTGACTATTGA
- the LOC139858174 gene encoding uncharacterized protein isoform X2, which yields MAELLCSINKDTLTIRPPKKASLVLRLIFSAFAMACGIYICSIFLKQMNLQTKNKLLFFEDFERPCYDTVVDRSQIPYLHYPKPKTFNRSECAGNPVRLFVIVSMQRSGSGWFETLLNSHVNVSSNGEIFGPKSRRDNVSSIVKTLDKVYNLDWFTSSSKNECSAAIGFKWMLNQGLMQYPKEIAQYFNDRGVNVIFLMRRNVLRRLVSILANVFDKDAKLLNGVHVSHVHSHEEASLLSTYKPELNVTTLKSDLRGMESTAIKALKYFNSTRHIIIYYEDLIKDPSKLVEVEDFLKLPRMNLTSQQVKIHKGALSEHIKNWEEVNKTLSGTAYEKFLQTDY from the exons ATGGCGGAACTTTTATGCTCCATCAACAAG GATACTCTCACAATCAGACCTCCTAAAAAGGCTTCATTGGTGTTGAGATTGATATTTTCAGCGTTTGCAATGGCGTGTGGTATTTATATATGTTCAATCTTTTTGAAGCAAATGAATCTTCAAACCAAAAATAAATTATTATTCTTTGAAGATTTCGAGAGGCCGTGTTATGATACTGTTGTTGATCGTTCACAAATCCCTTACTTGCATTACCCAAAGCCAAAAACTTTCAACAG GTCAGAATGTGCAGGAAATCCCGTACGTTTGTTTGTTATTGTGTCCATGCAAAGATCAGGAAGTGGATGGTTCGAGACTTTATTAAATAGTCATGTAAATGTTAGCTCAAATGGTGAGATTTTTGGTCCAAAAAGTAGAAGGGATAATGTTTCATCAATCGTTAAAACGCTTGATAAAGTTTACAATTTGGATTGGTTTACTAGTTCTTCCAAGAATGAGTGTTCCGCTGCAATTGGATTCAAATGGATGCTTAATCAG GGGTTGATGCAATATCCTAAAGAGATTGCGCAATACTTCAATGATAGGGGTGTTAATGTAATATTTCTTATGCGAAGAAATGTGTTACGTAGATTGGTGTCGATACTTGCAAATGTCTTCGATAAAGATGCCAAGCTTCTTAATGGAGTCCATGTCTCTCATGTACACTCGCACGAAGAG GCTTCTTTACTTTCAACGTACAAGCCCGAACTAAATGTAACTACTCTGAAATCGGATTTAAGAGGAATGGAATCTACAGCTATAAAGGCACTCAAATACTTCAATAGTACGCGGCACATCATAATCTACTATGAAGATCTCATCAAAGACCCCTCT AAGCTAGTAGAAGTTGAAGACTTTCTGAAGTTGCCACGTATGAATTTGACTAGTCAACAGGTGAAAATACACAAAGGAGCGTTATCCGAACACATCAAGAACTGGGAAGAAGTCAACAAGACTCTTAGTGGAACAGCGTATGAGAAATTTCTTCAAACTGACTATTGA